Proteins found in one Massilia sp. H6 genomic segment:
- the bioF gene encoding 8-amino-7-oxononanoate synthase, with amino-acid sequence MDAFPDIVAAIDRKLDLLAAHSLTRRLRVADSACAPRQLVDGRSMLAFCSNDYLGLAAHPVVIEALREGASRYGAGSGASHLVSGHSRAHALLEGRLADWLTPHIENARALYLCTGYMANLAILTALGADADSMIFSEALNHASLIDGARLAKAGVTVYPHGDVAALEQQLQQSTAGTKIVVTDSVFSMDGDLAPLPALLALCERHGAWLVVDDAHGFGVLGQNGRGALEHFGLRSPNLVYMGTLGKAAGVGGAFIAAHASVIELLVQRSRPYIYTTAAPPALAHALQASLDIIGGTEGAQRRAHLAALVARLQGALRLERWQLAASSTAIQPIIIGSNDDALRAAASLHQQGLWVPAIRPPTVAPGTARLRVTLSAAHTFDEVALLAQALNQLERATA; translated from the coding sequence ATGGACGCATTTCCAGACATCGTCGCCGCCATCGACCGCAAGCTCGACCTGCTCGCCGCGCACAGCCTCACGCGCCGACTGCGCGTTGCCGACAGCGCCTGCGCGCCGCGCCAGCTCGTCGATGGCCGTTCCATGCTGGCCTTTTGCAGCAACGATTACCTCGGCCTGGCGGCGCACCCCGTGGTGATCGAGGCGCTGCGCGAAGGCGCCAGCCGCTACGGCGCCGGCAGCGGTGCCTCGCACCTGGTCAGTGGCCACAGCCGCGCGCATGCGCTGCTCGAAGGGCGCCTGGCCGACTGGCTAACACCGCACATCGAGAACGCCCGTGCGCTCTACCTGTGCACCGGCTACATGGCCAACCTGGCCATCCTCACCGCGCTTGGCGCGGATGCCGATTCCATGATCTTCTCGGAAGCGCTGAACCACGCCTCGCTGATCGACGGTGCGCGGCTGGCGAAAGCCGGCGTCACGGTCTATCCGCACGGCGACGTCGCCGCCCTCGAGCAGCAATTGCAACAAAGTACCGCAGGCACGAAGATCGTCGTCACCGACAGCGTGTTCAGCATGGACGGCGACCTGGCACCCCTGCCTGCACTGCTGGCGCTGTGCGAGCGCCACGGCGCCTGGCTGGTGGTGGACGATGCCCACGGCTTTGGCGTGCTGGGACAAAACGGCCGCGGCGCGCTCGAACATTTCGGTCTGCGCTCGCCCAACCTGGTCTACATGGGCACGCTGGGCAAGGCGGCCGGCGTGGGCGGCGCTTTTATCGCGGCGCATGCGAGCGTGATCGAACTGCTGGTGCAGCGTTCGCGCCCTTATATTTATACGACCGCCGCCCCGCCGGCGTTGGCGCATGCGCTGCAGGCCAGCCTGGACATCATCGGCGGCACCGAAGGCGCCCAGCGGCGCGCCCACCTGGCGGCGCTGGTGGCGCGCTTGCAGGGCGCGCTGCGCCTGGAACGCTGGCAGCTGGCGGCTTCAAGCACCGCAATCCAGCCAATCATCATCGGCAGCAACGACGACGCATTGCGCGCCGCAGCAAGCCTGCACCAGCAGGGCCTGTGGGTGCCGGCGATCCGTCCGCCGACCGTGGCGCCGGGCACCGCGCGCCTGCGCGTGACCCTGTCGGCTGCGCACACCTTCGACGAGGTGGCGCTGCTGGCGCAGGCGTTGAACCAACTGGAAAGGGCTACTGCATGA